One Calditrichia bacterium DNA window includes the following coding sequences:
- a CDS encoding GWxTD domain-containing protein: protein MLRILMIVFWGVVSTLNIYAQSPYRETFEKTFFDTKYPQKLPVLFRAYPVYGAENQFQVYLTVQIQYNFLQFVVKEGRYEASAEIEFRFQPEKGNTSAEQIWKTTITAPNFPATRDPQLTHTTLDSVTLPEGRYNIIVKYRDLNGERQLAFTQKLTISSEQNLFISPALFTEANDGSAGLLSFLPEDVSPSPLIGHWHFNRPLGILLQGYQTTANNQQRIKTELIRTDDGVTLFAIDSTVAVRDGRFSLSLAIPETSIAEGKYRLRTVYFTENDSIRRVAPFDVIWFDKPASLWDAELALRPLQYITDEETFEKLNDGNETEKQNHLANFWKDRDPTPETPFNELMVEFYSRVDSSITRFSTRRKLGWNTDPGKIYIAMGPPTEVDDHSLDPIPNPYMRWIYKLEDKELIYTFRAVDGRKEYELTHSAERNL from the coding sequence ATGCTGCGAATTCTGATGATCGTTTTTTGGGGAGTTGTCTCTACATTAAATATATATGCCCAGTCTCCGTATCGTGAAACGTTTGAGAAAACATTTTTTGATACAAAATATCCGCAAAAGCTGCCGGTGCTTTTTCGTGCATATCCGGTTTACGGCGCAGAAAACCAGTTTCAGGTTTATCTGACCGTTCAAATTCAGTATAATTTTTTGCAATTTGTTGTAAAAGAAGGGCGATACGAAGCCTCTGCGGAAATTGAATTCCGGTTTCAGCCGGAAAAAGGGAACACATCGGCTGAGCAAATCTGGAAAACAACGATTACCGCTCCCAACTTTCCGGCAACTCGCGATCCGCAGCTAACCCACACCACACTGGATTCCGTGACTTTGCCTGAAGGACGATACAATATTATTGTTAAATATCGTGATTTAAATGGTGAGCGTCAGCTTGCGTTCACTCAAAAACTGACAATTTCGTCTGAACAAAACCTGTTTATTTCTCCGGCTTTGTTTACCGAAGCCAACGACGGAAGCGCCGGATTGCTATCTTTTCTGCCGGAAGATGTTAGCCCTTCACCGTTGATCGGTCATTGGCATTTTAACCGGCCGTTGGGCATATTGCTTCAGGGTTATCAAACGACCGCAAACAATCAGCAACGCATCAAAACCGAATTGATTCGCACGGATGACGGTGTGACACTTTTTGCGATCGATTCGACGGTTGCGGTTCGCGATGGCCGGTTCAGCCTGTCACTGGCAATCCCGGAAACATCAATTGCTGAAGGTAAATACCGCCTCAGGACTGTTTATTTCACCGAAAACGATTCGATCCGGCGGGTAGCGCCATTCGATGTCATCTGGTTCGATAAACCCGCAAGTCTGTGGGATGCCGAACTTGCGCTGCGTCCGCTGCAATACATTACTGATGAAGAAACATTCGAAAAACTGAACGATGGCAACGAAACCGAAAAGCAAAACCATCTCGCAAACTTCTGGAAAGATCGCGATCCGACACCCGAAACCCCGTTTAATGAATTGATGGTGGAATTTTACTCGCGCGTCGATTCATCGATTACACGCTTTTCGACCCGCCGGAAACTGGGCTGGAATACCGATCCGGGAAAAATTTACATCGCCATGGGACCACCGACAGAAGTTGACGATCACAGCCTCGATCCCATCCCAAATCCATATATGCGCTGGATTTACAAGCTGGAAGACAAAGAATTGATCTACACATTTCGCGCGGTGGACGGGCGAAAAGAATATGAATTGACACATTCTGCCGAACGCAATTTGTGA
- a CDS encoding TonB-dependent receptor: MSKTKVLLLALVLAIAPLYLFAQSSGKVVGVVKDKTSGEALPGVNISIEGSQYGAATDVDGYFVILNVPVGVYDIRANFVGYGDVVQQGVRITADKTTEVNYSLEEAAIEGQAVVITAEKPLVEKYTTQSVSLVTSEDLENIPVRGFNQVIATQNSVVVQDGNIHIRGGRDDEVGFYIDGASSVNPLTNTQSLYIIQEAVEEFQVLAGGYTAEFGGANAGIVRTELKTGGKNMKFSVDFQTDKFADEGKTFLGTHSYRHHTGVATISGPLFNDKISFFIAGENAFQGDRAVRFSEGFDLVDLTGGPLVDINPGNSVKDTISAYVYPDGFTPKQEEDLWAVQGTVSFNLSPVQLRISGSFSDRTRQFTSGVASTTPMLDVLNDRYYDQVFTNTLLSTKLTYVVNPKTIADVSLSYFDSKFDYEDSYFGNDWRKWYDSTAVSNHTNGEVTYREAYRKKDNYMFNGDDFFFARNGDPHGRYITRDQNYLGFAGNLTSQMGRHHEVKVGGDYRGYKLRQFDVQPGAISLLTDNNVATIEELNPNTWVNSALANNYGYDIYGNEADADKFEGGVKIADAPKKPKLASFYIQDKIEYNDLIINAGLRYEYFDSQARRFRDLNNIVFDANTNKFTDETFEDMDAFQQVSPRLGFSFPVNEKTVFYAQYGKFVQMPELETIYASDNRLSRDFLSAGLSIKTRLVLDWNRFAQPLMKSVSASKSARLLHLISQVFIAISKDKC; the protein is encoded by the coding sequence ATGAGTAAAACGAAAGTGCTCTTGCTAGCATTAGTGCTGGCAATCGCTCCGCTTTATCTGTTCGCGCAGTCGTCAGGTAAAGTTGTGGGCGTTGTAAAAGATAAAACATCCGGAGAGGCATTGCCGGGTGTTAACATCAGCATAGAGGGCTCCCAATATGGTGCAGCTACAGATGTTGATGGTTATTTTGTTATTTTGAATGTGCCTGTCGGTGTTTACGATATTCGCGCTAACTTTGTTGGTTATGGCGATGTCGTTCAGCAGGGTGTTCGTATCACTGCTGATAAAACCACAGAAGTGAATTATTCCCTCGAAGAAGCAGCCATTGAAGGACAGGCTGTGGTGATTACCGCGGAAAAGCCGCTGGTTGAGAAATACACCACGCAAAGCGTGTCGTTGGTAACTTCGGAAGATTTGGAAAACATTCCGGTTCGTGGTTTCAATCAAGTTATCGCTACCCAAAATAGCGTTGTTGTTCAGGATGGTAACATCCACATCCGCGGTGGTCGTGATGACGAAGTCGGATTCTACATCGACGGTGCATCTTCCGTTAACCCCCTTACCAATACCCAATCCCTCTACATTATTCAGGAAGCAGTAGAAGAATTTCAGGTGTTGGCAGGCGGTTATACGGCTGAGTTTGGTGGCGCTAACGCCGGTATCGTTCGTACAGAATTGAAAACCGGTGGCAAAAACATGAAATTTTCGGTTGATTTCCAGACCGATAAATTTGCAGATGAAGGCAAAACCTTCCTCGGCACCCACAGCTATCGCCATCATACCGGTGTCGCAACGATCAGCGGTCCGCTGTTCAACGACAAAATCAGCTTCTTTATTGCCGGTGAAAATGCATTCCAGGGCGACCGTGCAGTACGTTTCAGCGAAGGATTCGACCTGGTTGATCTGACCGGCGGCCCGCTTGTTGATATCAATCCTGGTAATAGCGTGAAAGACACCATCAGCGCTTATGTATATCCTGATGGGTTTACTCCGAAGCAGGAAGAAGATCTTTGGGCAGTTCAAGGTACTGTTTCGTTTAACCTGAGCCCGGTTCAACTGCGGATCAGCGGATCGTTCAGCGATCGCACCCGCCAGTTTACTTCTGGTGTTGCAAGCACTACGCCAATGCTGGATGTATTGAATGACCGGTATTACGATCAGGTTTTCACAAACACGTTGCTGTCAACAAAATTGACTTATGTTGTCAACCCCAAAACCATTGCCGACGTATCCTTAAGCTATTTCGATTCGAAATTTGATTATGAAGATAGCTATTTTGGCAACGACTGGCGGAAATGGTATGACTCAACCGCAGTATCCAACCATACAAACGGTGAAGTTACTTATCGCGAAGCATACCGCAAAAAAGACAACTACATGTTCAATGGTGATGACTTCTTCTTCGCCAGAAATGGTGATCCGCATGGTCGTTATATCACCCGCGACCAAAATTATTTGGGTTTTGCAGGTAACCTGACCAGCCAAATGGGTCGTCACCATGAAGTAAAAGTTGGTGGGGATTACCGTGGCTACAAGTTGCGTCAATTTGATGTTCAGCCTGGTGCTATTTCATTGTTGACGGATAACAACGTTGCCACAATTGAAGAACTTAACCCGAACACATGGGTAAACTCTGCATTGGCAAATAACTATGGTTATGATATTTATGGCAACGAAGCTGATGCTGACAAGTTTGAAGGCGGTGTAAAAATTGCAGATGCTCCCAAAAAGCCCAAATTAGCATCATTCTATATTCAGGATAAAATTGAATACAACGACCTGATCATCAACGCTGGTTTGCGTTATGAATATTTCGATTCTCAGGCTCGTCGTTTCAGAGATCTTAACAATATCGTTTTCGATGCAAATACCAACAAATTTACCGATGAAACTTTCGAAGACATGGATGCCTTCCAGCAAGTTAGCCCGCGTTTAGGTTTCTCTTTTCCGGTAAATGAAAAAACCGTTTTCTATGCTCAGTATGGCAAATTTGTGCAAATGCCCGAGTTGGAAACCATTTACGCCAGCGATAACCGCTTAAGCCGTGACTTCCTGAGCGCTGGTTTGTCCATCAAAACCCGTTTGGTATTGGATTGGAACCGATTCGCACAACCTCTTATGAAATCGGTTTCCGCCAGCAAATCAGCCAGGTTGCTGCATTTGATATCGCAGGTTTTTATCGCAATATCAAAGGACAAGTGTTGA
- a CDS encoding T9SS type A sorting domain-containing protein, which yields MAAVPFSPNATAEDEFAIFPGKINTPNDVFEFTAPAVVKSEDLAKEDVDNINVFPNPYYAQNPSETSRFNRFVTFTNMPETGSITVRIFSLSGVQVRKLTESDKITSDSQFMRWDLRNESGLPVASGIYMVHVEMPDLGATKVLKVFVVQGEEILQYF from the coding sequence GTGGCTGCTGTGCCGTTCTCGCCGAATGCAACAGCTGAAGATGAATTTGCGATCTTCCCCGGTAAAATCAACACGCCTAACGACGTGTTCGAATTTACAGCACCTGCTGTTGTGAAAAGCGAAGATCTGGCGAAAGAGGATGTTGATAACATTAACGTGTTCCCGAACCCGTATTATGCACAAAATCCTTCAGAAACCAGCCGCTTTAACCGTTTTGTAACCTTCACAAACATGCCCGAAACCGGCAGTATTACGGTTCGTATTTTCTCGCTGTCAGGTGTTCAGGTACGTAAACTGACCGAAAGCGACAAAATTACGTCCGATAGCCAGTTTATGCGCTGGGATCTGCGTAACGAGTCCGGTCTGCCAGTTGCAAGCGGTATTTACATGGTTCACGTTGAAATGCCCGATCTGGGCGCAACCAAGGTCTTAAAAGTGTTTGTTGTTCAGGGCGAAGAAATTCTGCAATATTTCTAA
- a CDS encoding PorV/PorQ family protein, whose amino-acid sequence MKTRKMISIIALAVTAFFLGVSPLYGGDPARIGTAGGDQLLVPVGARDLGMGGSNVAFSSGLDAIYWNPAGFSSQKSNAMGTFSTMSVFNDVNVNYLALGFNAGRMGHVGFSIKAFDFGDIPLTTNEDYNGSSGATFSPSFMTMAVTYSRKVNDAIQVGLTGKLVNESVPRASASAFAFDVGIQYHELGGFNGLSMGLVVKNIGTNLQYGGSAFLIQQSGTGAASFVEIPTASHQLPANIELGVGYRRDINEQNSIVFNGNFVSNNFGNDDFKFGAEYSYSDLIFLRGGYLATQKIDSEDQLYRFTLGVGLNYNYGGTNLALDYAFRDSQYFDGNNLFSLTVGF is encoded by the coding sequence ATGAAAACAAGAAAGATGATTAGCATCATTGCACTCGCAGTGACTGCCTTCTTCTTAGGGGTATCCCCGCTGTATGGCGGCGACCCTGCCCGGATCGGAACTGCTGGTGGCGATCAATTGCTCGTTCCGGTTGGCGCTCGTGATTTAGGAATGGGCGGCTCCAACGTGGCATTCTCGTCCGGCTTAGATGCTATCTATTGGAACCCGGCTGGTTTTTCTTCGCAGAAAAGCAATGCAATGGGTACTTTCTCAACAATGTCTGTTTTTAATGATGTCAACGTTAACTATCTTGCTTTGGGCTTCAACGCCGGCCGTATGGGCCATGTTGGATTCAGCATCAAAGCATTTGATTTCGGCGACATTCCATTAACAACAAATGAAGACTATAATGGCTCCTCCGGAGCAACGTTTTCGCCTTCATTTATGACAATGGCTGTTACCTATTCCCGTAAAGTAAACGATGCCATTCAGGTTGGTCTTACGGGTAAATTGGTAAACGAAAGCGTGCCGCGCGCCAGCGCCAGCGCATTCGCGTTTGATGTTGGTATTCAGTATCACGAACTGGGTGGTTTCAATGGCCTTTCCATGGGCTTGGTTGTAAAAAACATTGGAACCAACTTGCAGTATGGCGGTTCGGCGTTCCTGATCCAGCAATCCGGAACCGGTGCAGCAAGCTTTGTGGAAATCCCCACAGCTTCGCATCAGTTGCCGGCAAACATTGAGTTGGGTGTTGGCTATCGCCGTGATATCAACGAGCAAAACAGCATCGTTTTTAACGGCAATTTTGTCAGCAATAACTTCGGTAACGACGATTTCAAATTCGGTGCTGAATATTCTTATTCAGACCTGATTTTCCTGCGTGGCGGTTATTTGGCTACCCAGAAAATCGATTCCGAAGACCAGCTCTATCGCTTTACCCTTGGTGTTGGCCTGAATTACAACTACGGTGGCACCAACCTCGCGTTAGACTATGCCTTCCGCGATTCCCAGTATTTCGATGGCAACAACCTGTTCTCATTGACGGTTGGATTCTAA